The Hyphomicrobium sp. MC1 genome window below encodes:
- a CDS encoding putative urea ABC transporter substrate-binding protein, with translation MRKRLLTALIALATCSLAFMTPAMAEKKDHFRVAWSIYAGWMPWGYLADHGILKKWADKYHITIDIVQLNDYIESINQYTAGKFDGCGMATMDTLTIPAVGGVDTTVLIMGDYSNGNDGIVMKKGKSVSDLKGQQVNLVEFSVSHYLLARALNSVGLSERDVKTVNTTESDGVAAFTSSNDIQNIVSWNPMLSDIKKVPGSTLVFDSSKIPGEIMDVMAVNTQTLKDNPDFGKALTGAWYEMLALMNSGTPEADKAIASMAAASGTDVPGFKAQLATTYLFNTPAETLKFESPAEMKRIMDLVRTFSFEHGLLGQNAASKDVVGIEFPDGSTIGDPKNIKFRFNTKFTEMAAEGKL, from the coding sequence ATGCGAAAACGCTTACTCACGGCACTCATCGCACTCGCGACATGCAGTCTGGCCTTCATGACGCCCGCGATGGCGGAGAAGAAAGATCACTTCCGGGTTGCCTGGTCGATCTACGCAGGCTGGATGCCGTGGGGCTACCTCGCCGACCACGGCATCCTCAAGAAGTGGGCCGACAAATATCACATCACCATCGATATCGTTCAGCTCAATGACTACATCGAATCCATCAACCAATATACCGCCGGTAAGTTCGACGGTTGCGGCATGGCCACAATGGATACACTGACAATCCCGGCCGTCGGCGGCGTCGACACGACTGTCCTCATCATGGGCGACTACTCGAACGGCAACGACGGCATCGTCATGAAGAAGGGCAAATCGGTTTCCGACCTCAAAGGCCAGCAGGTCAACCTCGTCGAGTTCTCGGTTTCCCACTACCTGCTCGCGCGCGCCTTGAATAGCGTGGGGTTGTCAGAGCGCGACGTGAAGACGGTCAACACGACGGAGAGCGACGGCGTCGCAGCTTTCACCAGCTCTAACGATATTCAGAACATCGTGAGTTGGAACCCGATGCTGAGCGACATCAAAAAGGTTCCAGGCTCAACGCTCGTCTTCGATAGCTCCAAGATCCCCGGTGAGATCATGGACGTCATGGCCGTGAACACCCAAACGCTGAAAGACAATCCCGATTTCGGCAAAGCTCTGACGGGCGCTTGGTATGAAATGCTGGCCCTGATGAACTCTGGAACGCCGGAAGCCGACAAGGCGATCGCGTCGATGGCTGCAGCATCAGGCACCGATGTCCCGGGCTTCAAGGCTCAGCTCGCCACCACGTACCTATTCAATACTCCGGCAGAGACGCTGAAATTCGAAAGCCCTGCCGAGATGAAGAGGATCATGGATCTCGTCCGCACGTTCTCATTCGAGCACGGCCTGCTTGGCCAAAACGCGGCGTCAAAAGATGTCGTCGGCATCGA
- a CDS encoding helix-turn-helix domain-containing protein has protein sequence MYREFSVEAMPPPQRIRTWQDAVSETIFPVEASYRQPESFNAVLRNWDLGTATLTWMRSDEIRYIRGTQHVQSDNEDNIIVSFSSASDIFFAQDGIELTCPKKQFFIEKGRTPSDFLQATPNEVWCLKIPLASVKRYIRSLDPFFGRLFDGDCGVGGLLFDMVRHVPLRFGSSEQASAEGVGNTFIELFVLALQSDDHAANSAQTSVQRAHLGRVERFVKQNIGNPSLSLDMIARACNISVRYLHTLFQGSGISVAQWIRDTRLEACRAQLAETHRKESISEIAYRWGFSDQAQFSRHFKARYGMTPREMRAAASRAKERAQMPS, from the coding sequence ATGTACCGCGAATTTTCTGTCGAGGCGATGCCCCCACCGCAACGCATCCGCACATGGCAGGATGCGGTCTCCGAAACGATATTTCCGGTCGAAGCATCATATCGGCAGCCTGAATCATTCAACGCCGTCCTGCGAAATTGGGACCTCGGCACCGCCACGCTGACTTGGATGCGGTCCGACGAAATCCGCTATATTCGCGGCACCCAGCACGTCCAAAGCGATAACGAAGATAACATCATCGTATCATTCTCATCGGCTTCCGACATCTTTTTCGCACAGGACGGCATCGAGCTGACGTGCCCGAAAAAACAATTCTTCATCGAAAAAGGCCGCACGCCTTCTGACTTTCTCCAAGCAACCCCGAATGAAGTCTGGTGCCTGAAGATACCGCTGGCATCCGTGAAACGGTATATCCGCTCCCTTGACCCATTCTTCGGCCGCCTTTTCGACGGCGATTGCGGAGTTGGCGGCCTTTTGTTCGATATGGTTCGCCACGTTCCATTGCGGTTCGGCTCATCCGAGCAAGCCTCCGCCGAAGGCGTCGGCAACACATTTATCGAGCTATTCGTACTCGCCCTTCAATCCGACGATCACGCAGCAAACAGCGCTCAGACGTCGGTTCAGCGCGCACATCTCGGTCGTGTCGAGCGCTTTGTGAAGCAAAACATCGGCAATCCATCGCTCTCCCTCGATATGATTGCACGGGCTTGCAATATCTCCGTGCGCTATCTTCACACGCTCTTTCAGGGCAGCGGCATCTCCGTAGCGCAATGGATCCGGGACACGCGTTTGGAAGCATGCCGCGCGCAACTTGCCGAAACCCACAGAAAAGAGAGCATTAGCGAAATCGCTTATCGCTGGGGCTTCAGCGATCAAGCGCAATTCAGCCGGCACTTCAAGGCACGCTATGGAATGACGCCCCGCGAAATGCGCGCCGCTGCCTCGCGTGCGAAAGAACGCGCGCAAATGCCCTCCTGA
- a CDS encoding HupE/UreJ family protein, translating to MLKKLPALACAALVLTAGPAFAHVGVGPVDTFGHGFVHPMSGIDHILAMVAVGLFAANLGGAALWLVPSAFVGTMIFGGALGYYGWPLPMVEEGIGFSVVVMGLAIALGVRLPTIAAMALVGLFAVFHGHAHGTEGIGLGIAFLPYAAGFVCATALLHVSGLALGLSLDRLGPTRSRLLNALAGTAGALAGVSLLAGWLSA from the coding sequence ATGTTGAAAAAACTACCGGCACTCGCGTGTGCCGCCCTTGTTCTAACCGCAGGACCTGCCTTTGCCCACGTCGGCGTGGGTCCCGTCGATACGTTCGGCCATGGCTTCGTCCACCCCATGAGCGGTATCGATCATATTCTGGCGATGGTCGCTGTCGGTCTTTTCGCAGCCAATCTCGGAGGCGCCGCGCTTTGGCTCGTGCCGTCGGCATTTGTCGGCACAATGATCTTTGGTGGAGCACTCGGCTACTACGGTTGGCCGCTGCCGATGGTCGAGGAAGGCATCGGCTTTTCCGTCGTTGTTATGGGCTTGGCCATTGCACTCGGCGTCAGGCTACCGACGATTGCAGCGATGGCTCTCGTCGGACTTTTTGCAGTTTTCCACGGCCACGCGCATGGCACCGAAGGCATCGGGCTTGGAATTGCATTCCTTCCATATGCCGCAGGATTCGTCTGCGCGACCGCCCTGCTTCACGTCTCCGGCCTAGCATTGGGTTTGAGCCTCGATCGCCTGGGTCCTACTCGCTCAAGGCTGCTCAATGCTTTGGCAGGAACCGCAGGCGCACTTGCGGGCGTGTCACTCTTGGCAGGCTGGCTCTCAGCGTAG
- the hypE gene encoding hydrogenase expression/formation protein HypE — protein sequence MNVIPINRRARRLGTVSVPNVTLAHGGGGKAMKDLIDDVFISVFDREGHGTLEDQARIDLLGLTKLGDRVAFTTDSFVVDPLFFPGGDIGKLAICGTINDLAVGGAKPLYISCAAILEEGVEVDLLRRIARSMAETACSAGVRIVTGDTKVVHKGACDKVFLTTTGIGVIPEGISLGAEFAEAGDVVLVNGFLGDHGAAILGARGDMALDSPIMSDCAPLDGLIAALLRSAPHTRAIRDATRGGIATVLNEIADASRVSIVVDEERTPLRPEVKGFCEILGLDPLYLANEGKLVAIVPRNEADAALQALRTHSLGHDAEIVGEVMAGEPGRVTMRTVFGGTRIVDMLVGEQLPRIC from the coding sequence ATGAATGTAATTCCTATCAACCGGCGAGCCCGCCGACTGGGCACCGTCTCTGTGCCGAACGTGACCCTTGCACATGGCGGCGGCGGCAAGGCGATGAAGGATCTGATCGATGATGTCTTCATTTCCGTCTTCGATCGCGAAGGCCACGGAACGTTGGAAGACCAGGCCCGCATCGATCTTCTCGGGCTAACGAAGCTGGGCGACCGTGTCGCCTTCACAACCGACAGCTTCGTCGTCGATCCGTTGTTCTTTCCGGGCGGCGACATCGGCAAGCTCGCAATATGCGGCACCATCAACGATCTCGCTGTGGGAGGCGCCAAGCCACTCTACATTTCTTGCGCCGCAATCCTTGAAGAAGGTGTGGAAGTTGATCTGCTGCGCCGGATCGCGCGCTCCATGGCCGAGACGGCGTGCAGCGCCGGCGTTCGTATCGTCACCGGCGATACGAAGGTCGTGCACAAGGGCGCGTGCGATAAAGTCTTTCTGACAACGACGGGCATTGGCGTCATTCCCGAGGGCATCTCGCTTGGCGCCGAATTTGCGGAAGCGGGAGACGTCGTTCTCGTCAACGGTTTCCTTGGCGATCACGGCGCGGCAATTCTCGGCGCTCGAGGCGATATGGCGCTCGACAGCCCGATCATGAGCGATTGCGCGCCACTCGACGGATTGATTGCCGCCCTGCTTCGCTCCGCGCCCCACACACGCGCCATACGTGATGCGACACGCGGCGGCATCGCCACCGTCCTCAACGAGATCGCTGACGCATCTCGCGTGTCGATCGTAGTCGATGAGGAGCGCACACCGCTCAGACCAGAAGTGAAGGGCTTCTGCGAAATCCTCGGACTCGATCCGCTCTATCTCGCCAACGAAGGAAAACTCGTTGCGATCGTGCCGCGAAATGAAGCCGACGCAGCGCTTCAAGCTCTTCGTACGCACAGCTTAGGGCACGACGCGGAAATCGTCGGCGAAGTAATGGCGGGAGAGCCTGGTCGCGTCACCATGCGCACTGTTTTCGGCGGCACTCGCATCGTCGACATGCTGGTCGGCGAGCAGCTTCCAAGAATTTGTTGA
- the hypD gene encoding hydrogenase formation protein HypD: MKYVDEFRDRDKAKTLVKEIEALVSEIDIAKERPIAIMEVCGGHTHSIFRYGLEGMLPKEIELVHGPGCPVCVLPMGRIDDCVAVAERPDVICTTFGDAMRVPGSRKSLLQAKAAGADVRMVYSPMDALALARKNPDREVVFFGIGFETTMPSTALTILQAEAEDITNFSVFCNHITIVPTIKAILDSPDMQLDGFLGPGHVSMVIGTDPYEFVAHYYKRPMVVAGFEPLDVLQSIWMVLKQIKDGRAEIENQYKRIVPKAGNHQALDAVFKVYELREFFEWRGLGSIDHSGVRIRDAYERYDAERKFAMPHLKIADPQACQCGDVLKGIIKPWQCQVFGTACTPETPLGALMVSSEGACAAYYQYGGVKKQAVAS; this comes from the coding sequence ATGAAGTACGTCGACGAATTTCGCGACCGCGACAAGGCAAAAACGCTGGTGAAGGAGATCGAAGCTCTCGTGAGCGAAATCGATATCGCCAAGGAGCGACCCATCGCGATCATGGAAGTTTGCGGCGGCCACACGCATTCGATTTTCCGCTACGGGCTTGAAGGCATGCTGCCCAAGGAGATCGAATTGGTGCACGGCCCTGGATGTCCGGTATGCGTCCTCCCGATGGGCCGGATCGACGATTGCGTGGCTGTCGCGGAACGGCCCGACGTCATCTGCACGACCTTCGGCGACGCAATGCGTGTTCCGGGCTCACGCAAGAGCTTGCTGCAAGCTAAGGCAGCAGGTGCTGACGTCCGGATGGTGTATTCGCCGATGGACGCGCTGGCGCTCGCCCGTAAAAATCCGGATCGCGAGGTCGTATTCTTCGGTATCGGTTTTGAAACGACGATGCCGTCGACGGCACTGACGATCCTTCAGGCCGAGGCTGAAGACATCACGAATTTCTCGGTCTTCTGCAACCACATCACTATCGTGCCGACGATCAAGGCAATCCTGGATAGCCCAGACATGCAGCTCGATGGCTTTCTGGGGCCAGGGCACGTCTCGATGGTGATCGGCACCGATCCTTACGAATTCGTGGCGCACTATTATAAGCGGCCCATGGTTGTCGCGGGTTTCGAGCCGCTTGATGTTCTTCAGTCGATCTGGATGGTTCTAAAGCAAATCAAGGACGGACGAGCCGAGATCGAGAACCAATACAAGCGCATTGTCCCTAAGGCGGGCAATCATCAGGCGCTCGACGCAGTCTTCAAGGTGTACGAGCTTCGCGAGTTTTTCGAATGGCGCGGCCTCGGGTCGATCGATCACTCCGGCGTGCGTATCCGCGACGCCTATGAAAGATACGATGCCGAACGCAAATTCGCGATGCCGCATCTGAAGATCGCCGATCCACAAGCGTGCCAATGCGGCGACGTTCTCAAGGGCATCATCAAGCCCTGGCAATGCCAAGTCTTCGGAACGGCATGCACACCGGAGACGCCGCTTGGTGCGCTCATGGTTTCTTCCGAGGGTGCATGCGCCGCTTACTATCAGTACGGCGGCGTGAAAAAGCAGGCGGTGGCGTCATGA
- a CDS encoding HypC/HybG/HupF family hydrogenase formation chaperone has product MCLGIPGRIVKIDDADKRLATVDVSGVKRQVNVACIIDDDNPIETCVGEWVLVHVGFAMSRIDEAEAAETLRILHELGEAQAEMEAMRASGLQ; this is encoded by the coding sequence ATGTGTCTCGGTATTCCAGGCCGCATCGTAAAGATCGACGACGCAGACAAGAGGCTTGCCACAGTCGACGTGAGCGGCGTTAAACGGCAGGTGAACGTCGCCTGCATCATCGATGACGACAATCCGATTGAAACGTGTGTCGGCGAATGGGTGCTCGTTCACGTCGGCTTCGCGATGAGCCGAATCGATGAAGCCGAAGCCGCAGAAACACTGCGGATTTTGCACGAACTCGGGGAAGCACAGGCCGAGATGGAAGCTATGCGCGCGTCAGGCCTGCAATAA